A single region of the Anaerohalosphaeraceae bacterium genome encodes:
- a CDS encoding phage tail protein: MEIQIKIDKDQIKQLENRLGRAKNQLPRVLASAINDTVLQLRTRLVRDLAADIGSKISAVRRRTRVSKASVRTLSACLSISPSRIGLIDLYARQTPKGVSYRAGRGGKGFAEHAFIQTMRGGSLQVARRVSGQGPSGLVPRYPIAVLKGPSPAMIEEKGGYLPAHKQQAAEILNSRIKSKVDWILSKR, translated from the coding sequence ATGGAAATACAAATCAAAATCGACAAAGACCAAATCAAGCAGCTTGAGAATCGGCTGGGCCGAGCGAAAAATCAGCTGCCGCGGGTTTTGGCCAGTGCGATTAACGATACAGTTCTGCAATTGAGAACGCGTCTTGTACGTGATTTGGCGGCTGACATTGGTTCGAAGATTTCGGCGGTTCGGCGACGAACGAGGGTGTCTAAGGCATCGGTGAGGACTCTTTCTGCTTGTTTATCGATAAGTCCAAGCCGCATCGGGCTGATTGATTTATATGCGAGGCAGACACCAAAGGGAGTTTCGTATCGAGCAGGCCGCGGCGGAAAGGGATTTGCCGAGCATGCGTTTATTCAAACGATGAGAGGCGGGTCTCTCCAAGTGGCCAGGCGTGTAAGCGGTCAAGGCCCCAGCGGACTTGTTCCGCGATACCCGATTGCGGTTCTCAAGGGCCCTTCGCCGGCAATGATTGAGGAGAAAGGGGGCTACCTGCCGGCACACAAACAGCAGGCCGCGGAGATTTTGAACAGTCGAATCAAGAGCAAGGTGGATTGGATTCTGAGCAAACGATGA